A region of the Brachyhypopomus gauderio isolate BG-103 chromosome 11, BGAUD_0.2, whole genome shotgun sequence genome:
AAGCTAATGATTGTGGTGATGTAATGGGTTTAGTGCCCAGACCTTGATCTCTTCACCACCTGTACCCTGAACATGGAGGTACTGTCAGTGTGTAGATCAAGTCAACGTGGTGGATTATATAACACTAACAGTTGGCATGATTTAGGTATAGTTTTGACTTTCACACTGAATGTTTTAGCACACTTGTCTCCTCCTTGGGACCCTGATGGAAAAACCTAATCGGAGTTGTTATATGCGTGTGGACAGTGTGCCGTGTTCAGGTTTCACCCGTTAATTGACTTGTCTATAGATGTAAACATGGTGTAATGATGCCAGTTTTATTTGCAACTGCCAAAATGAGTTATGTATGCTGGAAAGGTGATTCCTGTGATCTTAAGATCCCTTTTAATCTAGTGTCTCGATCTAACTAACCAGTCTGCAGAGAAATAAGTATTGGACCCAGGTGTGTTGAATTGGTGTTCAGTCTGCAGGTTAATTGGAGTTGTTTGCTCTTAACGAGCCTCTTTTACAGTAACCTGGACCTCCGTCTTGAGCTGCTGTATGTCCTGTGATCTTTTTGCAGGTGTCATGTGTACTGATGTGCTTCTGTCAGACTATCAATGGATCGTTCCTACTTCAGCTACAGAAGAAACCGGTACACCACTCATCTTGTTCCCACACAGTTTTACTGATGGAGTAACAGACACCACACCTACCAGTgaacccactacacccaccgtTACTGAAACGACTCCCGAATCTCAGACCACGGCTACAACCACGACTACAACCACGGCTCAGACCAATGCTACAACCACGGCTGCAACCACGGCTCAGACCAATGCTACAACCACGGCTGCAACCACGGCTCAGACCAATGCTACAACCACGGCTGCAACCACGCCTCACACCAATGCTACAACCACGGCTGCAACCACGCCTCACACCAATGCTACAACCACGGCTGCAACCACGCCTCACACCAATGCTACAACCACGGCTGCAACCTCTACCCCGTCCCCTACAACCACAGCTCCTCCACTGCCCAACCCCACGGTCGGAGACTATTCTGTCAGGGCTGATCCCAACGCCTCCATCTGCCTGATGGCAAAGATGGGGCTCCAGTTTAGCTTCATTTCAAGTGTGGTATGTACACGAGCCAGTGCTAAACTATCCTTGCACTCTTGATGCAACACCTGAGTATCCTAATGGACTATAATACTATAAAATGCAGGTCATCACCATCCTGTAAGTGTTATTTTCCGACTCTTTATCCACTCAGGGAGCGAAAATGCAGACTATTAATGTTGATCCGAGTCCCAACGTTACAGCAGCCAATGGCACGTGTGGAAGTTTTGGTAGTGATGCTGTGCTCACGCTGACTTCTGACAAAATTGCAGTTCAGTTCACGTTTACCAATGTaagtatttaaatatttgggtTTTTGAGTGATTAATGTGCAACTTTTCGATCTGatcgtgatttttttttttttaaaaggtCCACCCATGATGTAAAGCAGGCCTTCATCTTTTCATTAAATTTGTTTACCATAGATGTACAGTGTAAAGGCTTCATTCAATCATGACTGAACACAGGTTGTGTACCTAAAATCACTTTAATTGTCCCCTTCTGTAGCAGACAAATAAGTTCCACTTGAGGGTGCTGAATTTCACTGTGGACATTGGAAATGGTGAGTAATGctcgggggtggggtggggggggggggggcacactgTTGTGAAACCCCATCGTGAGCTTGAAATGGCTTTGGTGTTTTGTAGGAACCAAGTTTGTGGAAATCAACTCCAACCTGTCTCTGTGGGAGGCGTCCCTGGGCAGCTCCTACATGTGCAGGAAAGAGCAGAGCTACAACATCACGGACAAGCTCACCCTGAACACGTTTGAGCTTCAGGTCCAGCCCTTTGGTGTGATCGATGACAAGTTCAGCACAGGTATGTCCTCGCTCGTTAATCCACTGCTGGCTTCCATTTCTAACTATCATTGATGCTGGAGCATGCTGTAATCAGTGCTCAGAAATCGGATGAACTTGGCTAATTTCATGCTGTTTGAATATTGCTCCCTCATGGTTTGTTCGTGTTCTTTCTGCCTGCAGCTCTTGAATGTTCAGTGGATGATGCCAGCCTCTTAGTCCCCATCATTGTTGGTGCAGCTCTGGCTGGCTTGATTCTCATTGTAGTGATTGCATACGTGATTGGTCGGCGTAAGACCTATGTTGGATATCAGACCCTGTAATGAGAGCCTCACGAATCCACAAATTGTCTGCAAGTCATCTTACTGATCCTGGGACACTGCAACCAGTCACTCAATTGGCAAGTGACTCATGTTGGAGTTCAAGTGTCCTGTGTGGTGTTGATCCATCAACATCTTGGCTGTTCTACAGTAAATATCTAGTCTGCAGTGTTCCAGGACcgttgtttcctctcctaaccCCACTTTaacttttattatttttgtttggaaGCAAGTGATGGTTCACTACCAGCTCAAAATTGGGTTTATAGGTCTTATTACTGTACCATTTTGACCACGTTCAAGAAACGTCATTACCAGTTAACTCCTCCATGGCTGTAAGACCTTACACTTGTTTCCACAGAGCACCCACTTTAGTGTCTTTCTCACAGCAGTGATCTAGACCCACTTCAGGTTTTGGCTGTTTAAACTATTTTGATGCCCATGTGGGTGTTTATTTATTGTGAATCATGTCCATTCACTGTGGCAATTACCTTTTCATAAGTTATTTTGATGGGATTCAAAGGGACTACACCTCATTACCCTCCATATTGACCTCTTTGTAAATAACGTGCACCTGAATACATTATGAAGGGTGCACTGGGAGGCGTGTGGCAGTCGCATGTTCACTACTGCACCCGTGTTGCCTTTGCTGCAGGGTAGCTTCTGATAACAATGCTTGACGTGCAACTTGAAGCTCCATCACTTGACCTACAAGTTCTTCTCCCAGACATGTTTGTTCTGTGAACAGCTCCTATGGTGATGTCATGGGCTTCACTCTGACCACTGCTTTTCCTCTTGGATCTGCCAAGTTCAGTCCTACATGAACCAGTAATGCCTGAATCAGATGTTTCCCCATCGTCAGGCTGATGCTTTTGAAGGTAGTAAAACCAGTGGCTGTAAACGTCATTTATTTCCCATTCTGTCAGTGCAGTGGGTCAGCAGGTCTGATTGTGCTTTGGGTTTGGATATGGTGAAGCATTGTTATCATCGCACCTTACACTACAGAGGCTGAACAGTTAGAAGTGAGCGTGTTAAACTTGGTTTTGTTTCATtgactattttttttttttccccttctgGTCACCCTCCTAAACTGAGTTACTGTTAGTATGGCTTTGCagcacattttaaaaacaaacgAACCCCAGTTGGTTGTTTCTCTGATCGGTTAAGGAGGCTGATTGGACCGTGACGTGTGCCTTATTTGAAGGTACATCTGAGGACTAGTTAAAGATGGAAAAGGGAGACTTCCTGCCTGCTGCTTTTTAGAAGTGTGATTTAATTAAAGAATTGCTGATCACATGAATTTAATAAATTGTTCTTGAAAAGCTTTCTGGTCTCGTTTCCTGTTCCTCATAGGACTAGAATGGCGTTTAAACTTGCTTTAATACTGGTAATGTGTACCTAACCCATGTCTCTCCTTGGTACCTCGCCGAGCAGCTGTGTTGACGCTCCTTCTCACATGCCTGCTCTCTCCTCCAGCTGAACACTGCCAGGATGACCCGTCCGACAGCTTCATCGTCCCCATAGCAGTCGGCGTTGCCCTGTGTGTCCTTGTGCTGGTTGTCTTGGTCGCCTATTTTATTGGCAGGAAAAGGAGCCAGACTTCTGGCTATCAACAGTTCGGTTAATGTTTCTTTCAACTGGGCTAAACCATTTCAATCATTGGTGGTAATTTTAACATGGAACCTTCCGAGTGTACTGCACCCCTGCACCCCTGATTGGTCATTTGTGAAGTTTAAAGTAATTCTGTGCTGCTGAAGTCAAATCTTCTGCTTTTAACATCACTCCTTTTCTCCTCTAACGCTCCTGGTCCTCCTAGATCATCAACCTTTCTCCTACAGTCTGTCCTGCTAATCCAGCCCTTTGTTTCAACACCATTTCCTCTTCTCTTCCCCCCCCACAGCGGAGGAGTGCTTTCTGGATGCAGACTTGAGCTTTCTCGTGCCGATCGCTGTGGGCGTGGCTCTCGGCCTCCTAATCGTCCTTGTGCTAATCTCTTACCTGATTGGTCGGCGGAAGAGTCGCACTGGTTATCAGTCTGTATGAGGCGGGAGTTCGTTGGAGCTCGTTTCCCAGCttttctacacctgccccttcAGCCTGAATATCACTAAGTAATTTACCCGTTTCTGTGACTTCCAAGCTTCTGGTTAATTTTCTCTCTACTAAAACGAGCATCAGTGCTGCTGCTGGTTCTCCGGGCTGGATGAGGGCTTCTCCTGAGGCTTCTAGCATAATCTCAGACTGGCCAAATAACTGCTGCCTTTGCATGAGATCAACATGCATGAAATTCTGCTTTTTAGTTATCTATTTTTCTCAAGTGTTTGCTTTACATGCCGTTTGTGACATGTCTGAATGGTTAACTGTTAGGGTTAGGACTCGGACTTTATTAACCCTTGAATGTAAGCTTCAGTTCTGCACAAAATTGCAGGTGGGTGTGTAGAAAGGGGCGAGGAACCGACTCCTGGCCTGTTTCTATGTGCTGCTCACAAACTAAATGTGTATTCCTTGCGCCCAGCACACTCCCTGCCTAATAGACACTAATCTGGCAGAGGTTATTCCAGCGTTTTGAATGTGGACAGGCCTTTTTCCCCTGGTTGATGGGGTCCCCTGTCAGGGACGGGTGGTGTAATGTGGGCAGTGTTTTAATGCAGGTTTCCACATCAACCTAATTGTTGGCTACACTTGTATCTCACCAGTACACTAAATGTTTAGTCTAATtaccaggtttttttttttttttttttttttttttcttttgatgCTTTGATTGTGAAATCTTTAGTTTGACTTAGATGTCAGACCAGGGTGTGtaggaatttttttttgttcctcTTCACTGTAAGGCATTGTGTGAGGGGAAGAACACCTGGAGTGCAGAAAGCAGTCAGCCTCACTACGCTGTGCCTTGTGGTAGCTCGGCCTTCTGCTCAGTATGAGACCGGTCTTGGTCAGTGTAAAATTGCTTGTCTTGTTTCAATGAGACGAACTAAAATAAAATTGCTGTTTTTGGTATTGCAGTGTGTTGTGGTTTGTGTTGAGGTTTCTCTTTAACGCCAGTGCTGCCTCATTCAACACACGTGTGTTCAGTCACTAACACGCGTGCTTTCTAGTGAACATGAATCGGCTTGGATCAGGAACACTGAAGATTGAGTAGTTCTAGTGTCACTTCAATTCTGGACAGTGTTTAATGATCTGGGGAAAGATTTCAACCTTGTTCAGAAAGTGAAAGATGAACAGGTAATAAAGCAGGTGTGTCAGAAGGTTTTACACATGTGAAGATCACCACCTGCGTCACATGTTTAGACTGCAGTTGTACAGAGTCAAGTCAATTTTATTATGTAGTGCTTTTATAACATGTCACAAGGTTGTTTATGGAGGGATTTGTCCAATGTAGAAAGCCAGCCAACCCTGTTAATGGAGTTAATTCAGTTCCATCTTTATTGTTTGACTAGACCATTAGGAGTGTTTAAAACATGAGCTGGTACATCTGTTTTTCACTGCATTCAACTAAATCACCCAACATGCGGTTTCCAAAGTCCACAGAGTTGTCACAGTTGATAACGGATTGTACCATCAGGCAAAtacaattaataaataatactgTTGAAATCCTTCTCACAGAGAACCAAGCAGGAACAGTGTGTTTCTCCCACCCTATATAGAGTATGAAAACAATTCTGGATATGGGACcgtgttagagtgtgtgtgtgtgtgtgtgtgtgtgtgtgtgtgtgaacgctcACGGTGGGAAGAGAGGGCGGTTTATGGTGAACCGTTAACT
Encoded here:
- the lamp2 gene encoding lysosome-associated membrane glycoprotein 2 isoform X3; translated protein: MFRCVCAPLVLVVLSGVMCTDVLLSDYQWIVPTSATEETGTPLILFPHSFTDGVTDTTPTSEPTTPTVTETTPESQTTATTTTTTTAQTNATTTAATTAQTNATTTAATTAQTNATTTAATTPHTNATTTAATTPHTNATTTAATTPHTNATTTAATSTPSPTTTAPPLPNPTVGDYSVRADPNASICLMAKMGLQFSFISSVGAKMQTINVDPSPNVTAANGTCGSFGSDAVLTLTSDKIAVQFTFTNQTNKFHLRVLNFTVDIGNGTKFVEINSNLSLWEASLGSSYMCRKEQSYNITDKLTLNTFELQVQPFGVIDDKFSTALECSVDDASLLVPIIVGAALAGLILIVVIAYVIGRRKTYVGYQTL
- the lamp2 gene encoding lysosome-associated membrane glycoprotein 2 isoform X2 — protein: MFRCVCAPLVLVVLSGVMCTDVLLSDYQWIVPTSATEETGTPLILFPHSFTDGVTDTTPTSEPTTPTVTETTPESQTTATTTTTTTAQTNATTTAATTAQTNATTTAATTAQTNATTTAATTPHTNATTTAATTPHTNATTTAATTPHTNATTTAATSTPSPTTTAPPLPNPTVGDYSVRADPNASICLMAKMGLQFSFISSVGAKMQTINVDPSPNVTAANGTCGSFGSDAVLTLTSDKIAVQFTFTNQTNKFHLRVLNFTVDIGNGTKFVEINSNLSLWEASLGSSYMCRKEQSYNITDKLTLNTFELQVQPFGVIDDKFSTAEECFLDADLSFLVPIAVGVALGLLIVLVLISYLIGRRKSRTGYQSV
- the lamp2 gene encoding lysosome-associated membrane glycoprotein 2 isoform X1 codes for the protein MFRCVCAPLVLVVLSGVMCTDVLLSDYQWIVPTSATEETGTPLILFPHSFTDGVTDTTPTSEPTTPTVTETTPESQTTATTTTTTTAQTNATTTAATTAQTNATTTAATTAQTNATTTAATTPHTNATTTAATTPHTNATTTAATTPHTNATTTAATSTPSPTTTAPPLPNPTVGDYSVRADPNASICLMAKMGLQFSFISSVGAKMQTINVDPSPNVTAANGTCGSFGSDAVLTLTSDKIAVQFTFTNQTNKFHLRVLNFTVDIGNGTKFVEINSNLSLWEASLGSSYMCRKEQSYNITDKLTLNTFELQVQPFGVIDDKFSTAEHCQDDPSDSFIVPIAVGVALCVLVLVVLVAYFIGRKRSQTSGYQQFG